A region of Vicugna pacos chromosome 7, VicPac4, whole genome shotgun sequence DNA encodes the following proteins:
- the TMEM168 gene encoding transmembrane protein 168 isoform X1: MCKSLRYCFSHCLYLAMTRLEEVNKEVNMHSSVRYLGYLARINLLVAICLGLYVRWEKTANSLILVIFMLGLFVLGIASILYYYFSMEAASLSLSNLWFGFLLGLLCFLDNSSFKSDVKEESTEYLLLTSIVLRILCSLVERISGYVRHRPTLLTTVEFLELVGFAIASTTMLVEKSLSVILLVVALAMLIIDLRMKSFLAIPNLIIFAVLLFFSSLETPKNPVAFACFFICLITDPFLDIYFSGLSVTERWKPFLYRGRICRRLSVVFTGMIELTFFILSAFKLRDTHLWYFVIPGFSIFGIFWMICHIIFLLTLWGFHTKLNDCHKVYFTHRMDNNSLDKIMASKGMRHFCLISEQLVFFSLLATAILGAVSWQPTNGIFLSMFLIVLPLESMAHGLFHELGNCLGGTSVGYAIVIPTNFCSPDGQPTLLPPEHVQELNLRSTGMLNAIQRFFAYHMIEIYGCDYSTSGLSFDTLHSKLKAFLELRTVDGPRHDTYVLYYSGHTHGTGEWALAGGDILRLDTLLEWWREKNGSFCSRLIIVLDSENSTPWVKEVRKINDQYIAVQGAEMTKTIDIEEADPPQLGDFTKDWVEYNCNSSNNICWTEKGRTVKAVYGVSKRWSDYTLHLPTGSDVAKHWMLHFPRITYPLVHLANWLCGLNLFWICKTCFRCLKRLKMSWFLPTVLDTGQGFKLVKS, from the exons GAAGTAAACAAAGAAGTGAACATGCATTCTTCAGTGCGTTATCTTGGCTACTTAGCCAGAATCAATTTACTGGTTGCTATATGCTTAGGTCTTTATGTAAGATGGGAAAAAACAGCAAATTCCTTAATCTTGGTAATTTTTATGCTTGGTCTTTTTGTTCTTGGAATTGCCAGCATactctattattatttttcaatggaaGCAGCAAGTTTAAGTCTCTCCAATCTTTGGTTTGGATTCTTGCTTGGCCTCCTATGTTTTCTTGATAATTCATCCTTTAAAAGTGATGTGAAAGAAGAATCTACAGAATATTTGCTTCTAACTTCCATAGTGTTAAGGATATTATGCTCTTTGGTGGAGAGGATTTCTGGTTATGTCCGTCATCGACCCACCTTACTAACCACAGTTGAATTTCTGGAACTTGTCGGATTTGCCATTGCCAGCACAACTATGTTGGTGGAAAAGTCTCTGAGTGTCATTTTACTTGTTGTAGCTTTGGCCATGCTGATTATTGACCTGAGAATGAAGTCTTTTCTAGCTATTCCAAACTTAATAATTTTTGCTGTCTTGTTGTttttctcctcattggaaactcCCAAAAATCCAGTtgcttttgcctgtttttttatTTGCCTGATAACTGATCCTTTCCTTGACATTTATTTTAGTGGACTTTCAGTGACTGAAAGGTGGAAACCATTTTTGTACCGTGGAAGAATTTGCAGAAGACTTTCAGTCGTTTTCACTGGAATGATTGAgcttacattttttattctttcagcaTTTAAACTTAGAGACACTCATCTCTGGTATTTTGTAATACCGGGCTTTTccatttttggaattttctggatGATTTgccatattatttttcttttaactctttGGGGATTCCATACCAAATTAAATGACTGCCATAAAGTTTATTTTACCCACAGGATGGATAACAATAGCCTTGATAAAATCATGGCATCCAAAGGGATGCGTCATTTTTGCTTAATTTCAGAACAGTTAgtttttttcagtcttcttgCAACAGCAATTTTGGGAGCAGTTTCCTGGCAG cCAACAAACGGAATCTTCTTGAGCATGTTTCTGATTGTTTTGCCGTTGGAATCCATGGCTCATGGGCTCTTTCATGAACTGGGTAACTGTTTAGGAGGAACATCTGTTGGCTATGCTATTGTGATTCCCACCAACTTCTGCAG TCCTGATGGTCAACCAACACTTCTTCCACCAGAACATGTACAGGAGTTAAATTTGAGGTCTACTGGCATGCTTAATGCTATCCAAAGATTTTTTGCGTATCACATGATTGAGATCTATGGATGTGACTATTCCACAAGTGGACTGTCTTTTGATACTCTACATTCCAAACTGAAAGCTTTCCTGGAACTTCGGACTGTGGATGGACCCAGACACGATACGTATGTTTTGTATTACAGTGGGCACACCCACGGTACAGGAGAATGGGCCCTTGCAG GTGGAGACATACTACGCCTTGACACACTTTTAGAATGGTGGCGAGAAAAGAATGGTTCCTTTTGTTCCCGGCTCATTATCGTACTAGACAGTGAGAATTCAACCCCTTGGgtaaaagaagtgagaaaaatcaATGACCAGTATATTGCAGTGCAAGGAGCAGAGATGACAAAGACGATAGATATTGAAGAAGCTGACCCACCACAGCTGGGTGACTTTACAAAAGACTGGGTAGAATATAACTGCAACTCCAGTAATAACATCTGCTGGACGGAAAAGGGACGCACAGTGAAAGCAGTGTATGGCGTGTCAAAACGGTGGAGTGACTACACTCTGCATTTGCCAACGGGAAGCGATGTGGCCAAGCACTGGATGTTACACTTTCCTCGCATTACATATCCACTGGTGCATTTGGCAAATTGGTTGTGTGGTCTGAACCTTTTTTGGATCTGCAAAACTTGTTTTAGGTgcttgaaaagattaaaaatgagTTGGTTTCTTCCTACTGTGCTGGACACAGGACAAGGCTTCAAACTTGTCAAATCTTAA
- the TMEM168 gene encoding transmembrane protein 168 isoform X2 yields MFLIVLPLESMAHGLFHELGNCLGGTSVGYAIVIPTNFCSPDGQPTLLPPEHVQELNLRSTGMLNAIQRFFAYHMIEIYGCDYSTSGLSFDTLHSKLKAFLELRTVDGPRHDTYVLYYSGHTHGTGEWALAGGDILRLDTLLEWWREKNGSFCSRLIIVLDSENSTPWVKEVRKINDQYIAVQGAEMTKTIDIEEADPPQLGDFTKDWVEYNCNSSNNICWTEKGRTVKAVYGVSKRWSDYTLHLPTGSDVAKHWMLHFPRITYPLVHLANWLCGLNLFWICKTCFRCLKRLKMSWFLPTVLDTGQGFKLVKS; encoded by the exons ATGTTTCTGATTGTTTTGCCGTTGGAATCCATGGCTCATGGGCTCTTTCATGAACTGGGTAACTGTTTAGGAGGAACATCTGTTGGCTATGCTATTGTGATTCCCACCAACTTCTGCAG TCCTGATGGTCAACCAACACTTCTTCCACCAGAACATGTACAGGAGTTAAATTTGAGGTCTACTGGCATGCTTAATGCTATCCAAAGATTTTTTGCGTATCACATGATTGAGATCTATGGATGTGACTATTCCACAAGTGGACTGTCTTTTGATACTCTACATTCCAAACTGAAAGCTTTCCTGGAACTTCGGACTGTGGATGGACCCAGACACGATACGTATGTTTTGTATTACAGTGGGCACACCCACGGTACAGGAGAATGGGCCCTTGCAG GTGGAGACATACTACGCCTTGACACACTTTTAGAATGGTGGCGAGAAAAGAATGGTTCCTTTTGTTCCCGGCTCATTATCGTACTAGACAGTGAGAATTCAACCCCTTGGgtaaaagaagtgagaaaaatcaATGACCAGTATATTGCAGTGCAAGGAGCAGAGATGACAAAGACGATAGATATTGAAGAAGCTGACCCACCACAGCTGGGTGACTTTACAAAAGACTGGGTAGAATATAACTGCAACTCCAGTAATAACATCTGCTGGACGGAAAAGGGACGCACAGTGAAAGCAGTGTATGGCGTGTCAAAACGGTGGAGTGACTACACTCTGCATTTGCCAACGGGAAGCGATGTGGCCAAGCACTGGATGTTACACTTTCCTCGCATTACATATCCACTGGTGCATTTGGCAAATTGGTTGTGTGGTCTGAACCTTTTTTGGATCTGCAAAACTTGTTTTAGGTgcttgaaaagattaaaaatgagTTGGTTTCTTCCTACTGTGCTGGACACAGGACAAGGCTTCAAACTTGTCAAATCTTAA